The Flammeovirgaceae bacterium genome contains a region encoding:
- a CDS encoding DUF1905 domain-containing protein yields MITFNATIQRFDKKGEKTGWSYIEISAAQAKKLKPDSRTSFRVKGKLDRYPLRQTALIPMGNGKFILPINGTIRKGTGKKQGDKLKVTLELDESKFIMNADFMACVKDDPAANTFFKTLPAGHQRYFSKWIDSAKTTQTKTKRIVMAVNALARKMGFPEMLREEKRNKLYSMR; encoded by the coding sequence ATGATCACTTTCAATGCCACTATTCAACGTTTTGACAAGAAAGGCGAGAAAACCGGCTGGAGTTACATTGAAATCAGTGCCGCGCAAGCCAAAAAACTCAAGCCCGACAGCAGAACCTCCTTCCGGGTAAAAGGGAAACTAGACCGCTACCCGCTCAGGCAAACCGCCCTGATACCGATGGGCAATGGCAAATTTATTTTACCCATAAACGGCACCATACGAAAAGGAACCGGCAAAAAACAGGGTGATAAATTAAAAGTGACTTTGGAACTGGATGAAAGTAAATTCATCATGAATGCTGATTTTATGGCTTGTGTTAAGGATGACCCAGCGGCCAACACCTTTTTTAAAACACTACCCGCGGGGCATCAGCGCTACTTCAGCAAATGGATCGACAGCGCCAAGACAACACAAACAAAAACCAAACGGATCGTAATGGCAGTTAATGCACTGGCCCGCAAAATGGGCTTTCCGGAAATGCTGCGGGAGGAGAAGCGGAATAAATTGTACAGTATGCGATAA
- a CDS encoding response regulator transcription factor: MRKIDCLIVEDEPLARNLMVEYVKKVPYLNLVDACPNAMKAMEALKKNPVDLIFLDIQMPEITGITLLKILPNKPMVIFTTAYSEYALEGYELDVADYLLKPVTFERFLKAVEKASARMPVTPVIHSATATEQPAGQPFVFVKDGTKLVKVVFNDILYIEGLKDYVTIHTRQQKITTLQRMKHLEEQLPADSFIRIHNSFIINIKAIDAIHKNEVQIGQAMLPISDSYRKSFKEFVEKNQMG; the protein is encoded by the coding sequence TTGAGAAAAATTGATTGCCTGATTGTTGAAGACGAGCCCCTGGCCCGCAACCTGATGGTAGAGTACGTAAAGAAAGTACCCTACCTGAACCTGGTTGATGCCTGCCCCAATGCCATGAAAGCCATGGAGGCCCTGAAGAAAAACCCGGTTGACCTGATCTTTCTGGACATTCAGATGCCGGAGATTACCGGCATAACACTGTTGAAAATCCTGCCCAATAAGCCCATGGTTATTTTCACTACAGCCTATTCCGAGTATGCATTGGAGGGGTACGAACTTGATGTGGCGGATTACTTACTAAAGCCTGTAACGTTTGAACGCTTTTTGAAAGCCGTTGAAAAAGCAAGCGCTCGAATGCCGGTAACACCGGTTATTCACTCAGCCACAGCAACCGAACAACCAGCCGGCCAGCCTTTTGTATTTGTGAAAGACGGCACCAAGTTGGTTAAGGTGGTGTTCAATGATATTCTTTACATCGAAGGACTGAAAGACTATGTTACCATCCACACCCGCCAGCAAAAGATTACCACCTTGCAGCGGATGAAACACCTCGAAGAGCAACTTCCTGCAGATAGCTTTATCCGTATTCACAATTCGTTTATTATAAACATTAAAGCTATTGATGCCATCCATAAAAACGAAGTACAGATTGGCCAGGCCATGCTGCCGATAAGCGATTCGTACCGGAAGAGTTTTAAAGAGTTTGTGGAGAAGAATCAGATGGGGTAG
- a CDS encoding biotin-dependent carboxyltransferase family protein, producing the protein MSMEVIKAGIADSVQDAGRFGYQHLGINPSGAMDLNAMKIANALVGNPLNEAIVEMSFPAAAIRFNSPALIAVGGANFMPKLNGKNIPLHQPLLVAAGSELKFSKVMCGAWCYLAVQGGLELEERLGSYSTNTKAKIGGVDGRFLKKGDTLSFRKNISAAETKVFPWRADVTEFYTHWFVSSLTKATKTVIRCIQGNEFDWLTKASQKDFLKKGFTIGRQSDRMGYRLEGTELKQSGKQELLSTAVSFGTIQVLPSGELIALMAEHQTTGGYPRIAHVIAADRSKLAQFRPAEKVYFSLVDIREAEDLFIKQVQHIVQLQQACKFKLRERDL; encoded by the coding sequence ATGAGCATGGAAGTGATAAAGGCGGGTATTGCTGATTCCGTTCAGGATGCCGGCCGGTTTGGGTATCAGCATTTGGGCATCAACCCATCTGGTGCAATGGATTTGAATGCGATGAAGATTGCCAATGCATTGGTTGGAAATCCATTAAATGAAGCCATTGTTGAAATGAGTTTTCCGGCTGCTGCTATTCGTTTTAATTCTCCAGCGCTAATAGCCGTTGGTGGTGCCAACTTTATGCCTAAGTTGAATGGTAAGAACATTCCGCTGCATCAGCCTCTTCTTGTAGCAGCAGGTAGTGAGCTGAAGTTTTCAAAGGTAATGTGCGGTGCATGGTGTTACCTTGCCGTACAAGGTGGATTGGAACTTGAGGAACGGCTGGGCAGTTACAGCACGAACACAAAGGCTAAAATTGGTGGGGTTGACGGAAGATTTTTGAAAAAGGGCGATACGCTATCGTTCAGGAAAAATATTAGTGCAGCAGAAACAAAAGTATTTCCCTGGCGTGCGGATGTTACCGAATTTTACACCCATTGGTTTGTGTCCTCACTGACCAAGGCGACAAAAACCGTGATACGGTGTATTCAGGGCAATGAATTTGATTGGTTGACTAAGGCCTCCCAAAAAGATTTTTTGAAAAAAGGGTTTACCATTGGCCGACAAAGCGACCGGATGGGTTATCGGCTGGAGGGAACGGAATTGAAACAATCCGGAAAGCAGGAATTGCTTTCAACAGCCGTTTCGTTTGGAACGATACAAGTGTTGCCCAGCGGTGAGTTGATAGCGCTGATGGCCGAACATCAAACTACGGGTGGTTATCCGAGAATAGCGCATGTAATTGCCGCTGATCGGTCAAAGTTGGCGCAATTCCGTCCAGCGGAGAAAGTTTATTTTTCCTTGGTGGATATCAGAGAGGCTGAAGATTTGTTTATAAAACAAGTACAGCACATAGTTCAATTGCAGCAGGCGTGTAAATTTAAATTGAGAGAACGCGATTTATGA
- a CDS encoding MarR family transcriptional regulator: MASIESEVKQEKFQSEFQKAAVNILFTGSWLYNLNATFLKEFDITPEQFNVLRILRGSHPKPMMLADITCRMIDKNSNATRLVEKLRLKGFVKREICKNNRRQVDISITDKGLSLLTEIDRASDAWQNTLKNLTKAEAQELNRLLDKLRG; encoded by the coding sequence ATGGCTTCAATCGAAAGTGAAGTTAAACAGGAAAAATTTCAAAGTGAATTTCAAAAGGCGGCTGTAAACATTTTGTTCACCGGCAGTTGGCTGTACAACCTGAATGCCACCTTCCTGAAAGAATTTGATATTACACCTGAGCAGTTTAATGTATTGCGCATTTTACGTGGCAGCCACCCCAAACCCATGATGCTGGCTGACATCACCTGCCGGATGATCGATAAGAACAGCAACGCAACACGGCTGGTAGAAAAGTTGCGGCTGAAGGGTTTTGTGAAGCGCGAAATCTGCAAGAACAACCGCAGGCAGGTGGACATCAGCATTACCGATAAAGGTTTGAGCCTGTTGACAGAAATCGATCGCGCATCGGATGCCTGGCAAAATACACTGAAGAACCTGACGAAAGCTGAAGCACAGGAATTAAACCGGTTACTGGATAAGCTTCGCGGGTAA
- a CDS encoding TerC family protein — protein MESLWSWAGFVLLILFLLILDLGVFHRKAREISVRNALWWTAFWVTLAFIFNGFIYYTYGQDKAFEFFTGFLIEKSLSVDNIFVIILIFSYFQVPAAYQHKVLFWGILGALIMRFCFIYAGIELIQQFHFLIYLFGAFLIITGIRMIIHRGEHFEPERNPVVRFTKKWFRLTPHYDKDNFFVIRNGLLYATPLLLVVVLIEFTDLIFAVDSIPAILAVSKDPFIVYTSNVFAILGLRSLYFALAGIERYFAYLKYGLAVILVFVGIKMSISDLIIIPIEISLAFIVLTLSVAVLASMVLQPASNPGKPTIQ, from the coding sequence ATGGAAAGTTTATGGAGTTGGGCAGGGTTTGTTTTACTAATCCTTTTCTTGCTGATTCTTGATCTGGGTGTGTTTCACCGGAAGGCCAGGGAAATTTCGGTGCGCAACGCGTTGTGGTGGACGGCCTTCTGGGTTACACTCGCCTTCATTTTTAACGGATTCATCTATTATACCTACGGGCAGGATAAGGCCTTTGAATTCTTTACCGGGTTTCTCATCGAGAAATCGCTGAGTGTTGATAACATTTTCGTCATCATTTTGATTTTCAGCTATTTTCAAGTGCCTGCGGCCTATCAGCACAAAGTGCTTTTCTGGGGAATTCTGGGAGCCCTGATTATGCGCTTCTGTTTTATATATGCCGGCATTGAACTGATTCAGCAGTTTCATTTTCTCATCTATCTTTTCGGTGCGTTCTTAATCATTACCGGAATTCGAATGATTATTCACCGCGGTGAGCATTTTGAACCCGAACGAAATCCGGTGGTACGCTTCACAAAAAAATGGTTCCGACTGACACCCCATTACGACAAAGACAATTTCTTCGTAATACGTAACGGATTGTTGTATGCCACACCACTCTTGCTGGTTGTTGTGCTTATCGAATTTACCGACCTGATTTTCGCGGTTGACAGCATACCGGCAATCCTGGCGGTCTCAAAAGACCCTTTCATTGTATATACATCCAACGTATTTGCCATTCTGGGCCTTCGTTCACTTTATTTTGCCCTGGCCGGTATTGAACGCTATTTTGCTTACCTGAAATACGGTCTGGCTGTTATCCTGGTTTTTGTTGGGATAAAGATGAGTATCTCGGATTTAATCATAATTCCTATTGAAATTTCTTTGGCATTCATCGTCCTCACACTTTCTGTGGCTGTTTTGGCCTCCATGGTATTGCAGCCGGCCAGTAACCCTGGCAAGCCGACAATTCAATGA
- the pxpB gene encoding 5-oxoprolinase subunit PxpB has product MSRSITIYPISENALTICLGNELNAVVNDKVFRLYNHLRKQPNPFWKDLIPAYCTLTVVYDIKEIRRQSQSAFAWVSKQLEEAVKRCDDVKAVSGRKLSVPVCYDSDFGFDIKSLSKAKNLSIDQVIELHAAQTYRVFMLGFLPGFAYMGIVNEKIATPRLPTPRKHVPAGSVGIAGNQTGIYPLDSPGGWNIIGRTPVTLFNPQAENPVLFQPGDEVKLYPISKDEFDSFNTECFNPLMP; this is encoded by the coding sequence TTGAGCAGATCGATAACCATATATCCGATTAGCGAAAATGCCCTGACAATTTGTTTGGGAAACGAATTGAATGCCGTAGTAAATGACAAGGTTTTCAGACTTTATAATCACCTGCGAAAACAACCCAATCCTTTTTGGAAGGACCTGATTCCGGCATACTGTACGCTTACTGTAGTATATGATATAAAAGAAATTCGCAGGCAAAGTCAATCGGCATTTGCGTGGGTTAGTAAACAGTTGGAGGAGGCAGTTAAGCGATGTGATGATGTTAAAGCTGTTTCTGGCAGAAAACTTTCTGTTCCCGTTTGTTACGATTCGGATTTTGGATTCGATATAAAGTCGTTGTCCAAAGCAAAAAACCTATCCATTGATCAGGTGATTGAACTTCACGCTGCGCAAACCTATCGTGTGTTTATGCTGGGATTTTTGCCCGGCTTTGCCTACATGGGTATCGTGAATGAAAAAATTGCCACACCACGCTTGCCAACACCCCGCAAACACGTGCCTGCAGGCAGTGTGGGCATTGCCGGAAATCAGACAGGTATTTATCCGTTGGATTCACCCGGTGGATGGAATATTATCGGGCGTACCCCCGTAACGCTTTTTAATCCGCAAGCTGAAAATCCGGTATTGTTTCAGCCCGGTGATGAAGTAAAGCTCTATCCAATCTCAAAGGATGAATTTGACTCTTTCAATACTGAATGCTTTAACCCACTTATGCCATGA
- a CDS encoding histidine kinase, which produces MQTLFQRHRLTLLHIIFWCIYLSFNLYQISFYQQRRGYDWNNAISFAGVQFAFTFTIAYLNYFIFLPRFIKNKNIWRYLLEFSIPFALLVFLRIYVQRMMVEGSPRADYFYSNMFVVQVVAINLFITVFVSMLRFAADWFELEARKKEIENERLMAELNFLKAQINPHFLFNTLNNLYYLAFSKSDNTTTVIEKLSQMMRYMIYDSNHAKVPLNKEIEYMKNYISLEQLRLNNQVPIRFEIEGNTDNKQIAPLIFITFLENAFKHGVNNHSTNAWVNVSVKLNGSQCVYRVENSKLPPTTDTKEGKSGIGLQNVKRRLELSYPGQYELTIEDKPNRYAVQLNVVLN; this is translated from the coding sequence ATGCAAACACTTTTTCAACGGCACCGGCTCACGTTGCTGCACATTATTTTCTGGTGCATCTACCTGTCGTTTAACCTGTACCAGATAAGCTTTTACCAGCAACGCAGGGGCTACGACTGGAACAATGCCATATCATTTGCAGGAGTTCAGTTTGCGTTTACCTTTACCATTGCCTACCTCAATTACTTTATTTTTTTACCCCGATTCATTAAGAACAAGAACATCTGGAGATACCTGCTGGAGTTCAGCATTCCCTTTGCCCTGCTCGTCTTTCTTCGGATCTACGTGCAGCGAATGATGGTGGAAGGCTCACCCAGAGCGGACTACTTTTATTCGAACATGTTTGTGGTGCAGGTTGTTGCCATTAACCTGTTTATTACCGTATTCGTGAGTATGCTACGCTTTGCAGCCGATTGGTTTGAACTGGAGGCTCGTAAGAAGGAAATAGAAAATGAGCGCCTGATGGCAGAACTGAATTTTCTGAAGGCCCAGATTAATCCGCACTTTCTATTTAACACCCTCAACAACCTGTATTACCTGGCTTTCTCCAAATCGGATAACACCACAACGGTTATTGAAAAGCTATCGCAGATGATGCGGTACATGATTTACGACTCCAATCATGCAAAGGTGCCGCTCAATAAGGAAATTGAGTACATGAAAAACTACATCAGCCTGGAGCAGCTGCGGCTGAACAACCAGGTGCCCATCCGGTTTGAAATTGAAGGAAATACCGATAACAAGCAGATTGCACCCCTGATTTTTATTACCTTTCTTGAAAATGCCTTCAAGCACGGGGTAAACAACCACAGCACTAATGCCTGGGTAAACGTGTCGGTAAAGCTTAACGGCAGCCAATGCGTTTACCGGGTTGAGAACAGCAAACTGCCTCCGACAACCGATACCAAAGAAGGAAAGTCGGGCATTGGTTTGCAAAACGTGAAGCGAAGGCTTGAGTTGAGTTACCCCGGGCAGTACGAACTAACGATTGAGGATAAACCCAATCGGTATGCCGTGCAACTCAACGTTGTTTTGAATTGA
- a CDS encoding TonB-dependent receptor, whose translation MKRTFLLLPGILFFAGLMAQTEKPKGNNKISGVVIDANSKQPVEFATIALADAEGKIIDGAVADDKGKFTITKLGAGSYTVSISFIGYETQNIPVTLDKKDIDLGAIAFKEEAAVLNEVVVEGQRALIEERVDRTIYNAENDATTKGGDATDVLRRVPMLNVDLDGNVSLRGNSNILVLINNKPSTITASSVADALKQIPADQIKTVEVITSPSAKYDAEGSSGIINIVTKKNTLEGLTLNVDAGVGYRGSNLGLNGAYRKGKMGFSLGGFGRANYNNTGSFENRQLTQDTILNIQRADTRNNNLFGRYSLNWDYDIDKHNYLAASVRYGVRNGTSYQDDLETLSLVNGVQTRYDRANVNTIDNSGTVDLTLDYTRTFEKPSKEFSISTLYSLNNRTNDFTNISYDDNDIVDFRRRNDNKSFNQEVTLQVDYQTPIGDKQLVEFGAKEIIRKVSSDYQSFRAVGPDGDYVPETTTNAGNVFNYDQDVTAGYISYTATLPRAYSLKAGGRYEYTRIDANFQNDPEDPSLADKEIPSYGVFVPSINLSKRLKNNNTLKAAYNRRIRRPSIQFLNPNIQNPNPLFLQIGNPYLDPELTDNYELSYSANIKSTYLNFSTFFRNTTDAIQGVRQAKGDTIITTYQNIGEEKAVGLSVFGNIMVGKLTLGGGGDVYYAILDNNVADPLYAARNEGWVPSGRLFGNYKINDRWSLQAFGFYRGRQVNLQGYQGGFGTYSVAIRKDFKDKKGGFGIGFENFFTPQFRIKGVTESPTIDQTNINIRDVFSIRINFNYRFGKMSYDNQPRRRRGVNNDDLKDGGGGDMDGNMGQGQQQNGQRGSGFTGASRPVTQPVKKETVPADSTVAPVDATGTWTYTVDSGQQSSGGKLVITNTDGKWGGTIKSDRMPQEVTLTSVSVTGNNIVYTYVLNFGGNEVTITVDAIVKDDTMEGTMSFGQFRTVPIKAARNK comes from the coding sequence ATGAAACGTACTTTTTTACTTTTACCCGGGATACTTTTTTTCGCAGGCCTGATGGCACAAACCGAAAAGCCAAAAGGCAATAATAAAATTTCCGGAGTAGTGATTGATGCCAACTCCAAACAGCCGGTAGAGTTTGCCACCATCGCCCTGGCCGATGCCGAAGGAAAAATTATTGACGGTGCCGTTGCCGATGACAAGGGAAAGTTTACAATAACCAAACTCGGTGCCGGTAGTTATACGGTAAGCATATCGTTTATCGGATATGAAACCCAGAACATACCAGTAACACTTGATAAGAAGGACATTGATCTTGGCGCAATAGCTTTCAAGGAAGAAGCTGCTGTTCTTAACGAAGTGGTTGTGGAGGGTCAGCGTGCCTTAATTGAAGAACGGGTTGATCGAACAATTTATAATGCCGAGAACGATGCCACCACCAAAGGCGGTGATGCCACCGATGTGTTGCGCAGGGTGCCCATGCTTAATGTTGACCTGGACGGAAATGTATCGCTTCGCGGGAACTCCAATATTCTTGTGCTCATTAATAATAAGCCCTCCACCATCACCGCCAGCAGCGTTGCTGATGCGTTGAAGCAGATCCCGGCCGACCAGATTAAAACAGTTGAGGTGATTACTTCGCCTTCTGCCAAGTACGATGCTGAAGGATCATCGGGTATTATTAACATCGTTACTAAAAAGAATACACTTGAAGGGTTGACTTTAAACGTAGATGCCGGTGTGGGCTACCGGGGCTCGAACCTCGGACTTAATGGTGCCTACCGAAAAGGCAAAATGGGATTTTCATTAGGTGGCTTTGGTCGGGCTAATTACAACAATACCGGCAGTTTTGAGAACCGCCAACTTACACAGGATACCATTTTGAACATACAGCGTGCCGATACGCGCAACAACAACTTGTTTGGTCGGTACTCGCTAAACTGGGATTATGACATTGATAAGCACAATTACCTGGCTGCTTCGGTACGGTACGGTGTTCGGAATGGAACAAGTTATCAGGATGATTTAGAAACTCTTTCGCTGGTAAACGGTGTTCAAACCCGGTACGATAGGGCTAATGTTAACACAATTGATAACTCAGGAACGGTCGATCTTACCCTGGACTATACGCGTACTTTTGAAAAACCATCGAAAGAATTCAGCATCTCAACCCTTTACAGTTTAAATAACCGCACCAACGATTTTACCAATATTTCTTATGACGATAACGATATCGTTGATTTCAGGCGCAGGAACGATAACAAAAGCTTTAACCAGGAGGTTACCCTTCAGGTAGATTATCAAACCCCGATTGGCGATAAGCAACTGGTTGAATTTGGCGCCAAAGAGATTATTCGCAAAGTGTCAAGCGATTATCAGAGCTTCCGGGCGGTAGGGCCTGACGGGGACTACGTTCCTGAAACAACAACCAATGCCGGCAATGTTTTTAATTACGACCAGGACGTTACAGCCGGCTACATTTCGTACACGGCTACGCTGCCCAGGGCTTATAGCCTGAAAGCAGGAGGGCGTTATGAATATACCCGCATTGATGCCAACTTCCAGAACGATCCGGAGGATCCTTCGCTTGCCGATAAAGAAATACCCTCTTATGGTGTTTTTGTTCCCAGCATAAATCTTTCCAAGCGATTGAAAAACAATAATACCCTGAAGGCAGCGTATAACCGCAGAATCAGACGACCGTCCATTCAGTTTTTAAACCCCAACATTCAAAATCCTAACCCGCTGTTTCTCCAGATTGGCAATCCGTACCTTGATCCGGAACTGACTGACAATTATGAATTATCATACAGTGCGAATATCAAGAGTACATACCTCAACTTCTCCACCTTCTTCCGGAATACTACCGATGCTATCCAGGGTGTTCGGCAGGCAAAAGGAGACACCATAATCACAACTTACCAGAATATTGGTGAAGAGAAGGCGGTTGGACTAAGTGTTTTTGGCAACATAATGGTTGGCAAACTTACCCTGGGCGGTGGTGGTGATGTGTATTACGCTATTCTTGACAACAACGTAGCCGATCCGCTTTATGCCGCCCGTAATGAAGGCTGGGTACCCAGTGGCCGATTGTTTGGTAACTACAAAATAAATGATCGTTGGTCATTACAGGCATTTGGTTTTTACCGTGGTCGCCAGGTAAACCTGCAGGGCTACCAGGGAGGTTTTGGCACCTACAGTGTTGCCATCCGTAAAGATTTTAAAGACAAGAAGGGCGGGTTCGGCATTGGTTTTGAAAACTTCTTTACACCGCAATTCCGTATTAAGGGTGTAACGGAATCACCAACCATTGATCAAACCAATATCAATATCCGCGATGTGTTCAGCATCCGGATAAACTTTAATTACCGGTTTGGTAAAATGAGCTACGATAACCAGCCCCGCAGGAGACGTGGCGTAAATAATGATGATTTGAAAGATGGCGGTGGCGGTGATATGGATGGTAACATGGGCCAGGGTCAGCAGCAAAATGGCCAGCGCGGTAGCGGATTTACCGGAGCCAGCCGCCCGGTTACCCAGCCCGTGAAGAAAGAAACAGTTCCGGCTGATTCAACCGTGGCTCCGGTTGATGCAACCGGCACCTGGACGTACACCGTGGATAGCGGACAGCAGTCGTCCGGTGGTAAACTGGTGATTACCAACACCGATGGCAAATGGGGAGGAACCATTAAGAGCGACCGCATGCCACAGGAGGTTACACTCACGTCTGTATCGGTAACCGGCAACAACATCGTGTATACCTACGTGCTCAATTTTGGTGGCAACGAGGTAACCATAACGGTTGATGCCATAGTTAAAGATGACACCATGGAGGGAACCATGAGTTTCGGGCAGTTCAGAACGGTGCCCATTAAGGCAGCGCGCAACAAATAA
- a CDS encoding LamB/YcsF family protein has protein sequence MTIDLNCDLGEGMPNDAAIMPHITSANIACGYHAGDEATMRKTIDLCLKHGVAIGAHPGFNDKPNFGRVPVQLPADELYELIWKQLKIIDSICKELQATLHHVKPHGALYNMAAKDSVMSRTIAQAVKDFNPDLIYYGLSGSVMISEAKALGLKTAHEVFADRVYGEDGSLLPRTLAGARITNLRQSVEQVMNLINGFVITTSGTRVALQADTVCVHGDEPGAAQLAEQLHKKLHQLRVKVQAVNCYTH, from the coding sequence ATGACCATCGACCTGAATTGCGATTTAGGTGAGGGCATGCCCAACGATGCGGCCATTATGCCCCACATTACCAGCGCCAACATTGCCTGTGGCTATCACGCTGGCGATGAAGCCACCATGCGCAAAACAATTGATTTGTGTTTGAAACATGGCGTAGCCATCGGTGCTCATCCGGGTTTTAACGACAAGCCAAATTTCGGGCGCGTGCCTGTTCAGTTGCCTGCTGATGAGTTGTACGAGTTAATATGGAAGCAATTGAAAATTATTGACAGTATCTGTAAAGAACTGCAGGCAACACTCCATCATGTTAAACCGCATGGTGCGCTGTATAATATGGCCGCAAAAGACAGTGTAATGAGTCGCACAATTGCACAGGCTGTAAAAGACTTTAATCCTGATTTGATTTACTACGGATTAAGCGGAAGCGTAATGATTTCGGAAGCAAAAGCACTTGGGTTGAAAACGGCCCATGAGGTTTTTGCAGACAGGGTTTACGGGGAGGACGGCTCCCTGTTGCCCCGGACCCTTGCCGGAGCACGTATTACCAATTTACGGCAATCCGTTGAGCAGGTGATGAACCTGATCAACGGATTTGTGATAACAACAAGCGGCACACGGGTAGCGTTACAAGCCGATACCGTTTGCGTGCATGGCGATGAACCAGGCGCGGCTCAGCTTGCCGAGCAACTGCACAAGAAACTGCATCAACTGCGGGTTAAGGTACAGGCTGTGAATTGCTACACTCATTGA